The following are from one region of the Salvia hispanica cultivar TCC Black 2014 chromosome 1, UniMelb_Shisp_WGS_1.0, whole genome shotgun sequence genome:
- the LOC125193111 gene encoding uncharacterized protein LOC125193111, with product MYWWRDEQGMNPVHVAAMNGHVDILEDLLQESCLPAMERLHRGQTVLHLCVKHAQTDALNFLVEKLGELVCAKDDDGETLLHLAVRCNQLQMKKLLKTLSNESFMEALPKMSDVTMVVVILIATMAFRGAISPQGGIWQDNTSSHRGGEAVLATTHPKTYMHMVHDNTTAFVSSLFTIFLVTTGLPATHFFFMAVAMYTMWVAMTAIAISYLVSVDVITPNESVISVGNVIILVVAVIIKTPQISLITFVTQ from the exons ATGTACTGGTGGCGCGACGAGCAAGGCATGAATCCCGTTCATGTCGCTGCCATGAATGGGCATGTTGATATCCTAGAAGATCTCCTTCAAGAGAGTTGTTTGCCCGCGATGGAGAGACTGCATCGCGGCCAGACTGTGCTGCATTTGTGTGTGAAACATGCTCAGACTGAcgcattaaattttttggtggAGAAGTTGGGAGAGCTTGTGTGTGCAAAGGATGATGATGGGGAGACATTATTGCATTTGGCTGTTAGGTGCAATCAACTCCAG ATGAAAAAGCTCTTAAAAACTCTTTCAAACGAGTCATTCATGGAAGCCCTCCCCAAGATGTCCGACGTCACAATGGTGGTGGTGATCCTGATTGCCACGATGGCCTTCCGGGGGGCCATCAGTCCCCAAGGAGGCATATGGCAAGATAACACGTCATCTCACAGAGGCGGTGAGGCAGTACTGGCAACCACTCATCCCAAG ACATACATGCACATGGTGCACGACAACACCACCGCCTTCGTTTCATCCCTCTTCACGATCTTCCTAGTCACCACGGGGCTCCCGGCCACACACTTCTTCTTCATGGCGGTGGCCATGTACACGATGTGGGTGGCGATGACGGCCATCGCCATCAGCTACTTGGTGTCGGTGGATGTGATCACTCCGAATGAGAGTGTTATATCGGTAGGAAACGTGATTATACTGGTGGTGGCAGTGATAATAAAAACTCCACAGATCTCACTGATTACATTTGTAACTCAGTGA